In Alkalicoccobacillus plakortidis, the genomic stretch CCTGATCATTCCACTCGGGAGGGATTGCAATGGATACTAAATAAAAACGAGGAATCGCACCCATAGCTGCTAAATCACTAACATTAATCGCAAGTGCTTTTCTGCCAATTTGAAAAGCAGACAGCGTATCTTTTGTAAAATGTACACCTTCAATCATGGTATCCACACAAATCACTTCACGCAATTTCGGGGTGGACTCATACACTGCCGCATCATCACCAATTCCAAGGATTAGCGACGCTTGATTATGGTGTGACGGCTTGACCATTTCTATAAAATCAAATTCATCTTTCACGTAAGGGTCCTCCCCTTTTATCTGCTTCTGATACTCAGTTTAGCTGATTTTAGATAAAGATGCTATTAGCACACTTTATTCTTCATCCAC encodes the following:
- a CDS encoding AIR synthase related protein, which encodes MKDEFDFIEMVKPSHHNQASLILGIGDDAAVYESTPKLREVICVDTMIEGVHFTKDTLSAFQIGRKALAINVSDLAAMGAIPRFYLVSIAIPPEWNDQELADLYVGMEKLARTFNMDLIGGDTVSAKDSLVISVTAVGQVEDHVELYRSSRSWRCRFCHWLRRYVGCRARAIVKGRSEWFL